A window from Chelmon rostratus isolate fCheRos1 chromosome 13, fCheRos1.pri, whole genome shotgun sequence encodes these proteins:
- the acod1 gene encoding cis-aconitate decarboxylase, translated as MLRKGITESFGAAIHALNTTQLTDGVINRSKRMMLDTLGVGLLGTRTAVFNKALKYSQSFASNERSSVWGKSRITLPPPYAAFVNGIAVHSMDFDDTWHPATHPSGAVLPALLALTESLPSRPSGLDLLLAFNVGIEVQGRLLKFSREAYNIPERFHPPSVVGVMGSAAASAKLLGLSPAQCGHALAIAASSAGAPLANAATQTKPLHIGNAARRGLEAAQLAQMGLEGNPAILDMDCGFGVYYRDYSPSAMPDSTSRDFKWILEDQDVAFKRIPAHLGMHWVVDAALEARAMLKNTVGNFDLSQIRRVTLRVPASKYIDCPLPATEHQARHSFQFNACSALLDNKVTVSSYSQAQINRPALTEILSKVKVETPTVNQPSFDKMYCEVELETDLGQSFVARCDTFYGHWRKPLSQEDLVEKFSGHASSVLCTEGVEGVIDVVGNIEEVRDSSVLGSYLRMTSSQH; from the exons ATGCTACGGAAG GGTATTACAGAGAGCTTTGGAGCTGCTATCCATGCCCTCAACACCACTCAGCTGACAGATGGCGTGATTAACAGGAGCAAACGGATGATGCTGGACACCCTGGGTGTTGGTCTGTTAGGAACCAGGACAGCTGTCTTCAACAAGGCTCTCAAGTACAGTCAG TCGTTCGCGTCGAATGAGAGGAGCAGTGTTTGGGGTAAATCACGGataactcttcctcctccttacGCTGCATTTGTCAATGGCATTGCG GTTCACTCCATGGACTTTGACGACACGTGGCACCCTGCTACTCATCCCTCAGGAGCCGTGCTACCGGCCCTGCTGGCCCTCACAGAGTCACTGCCCAGCCGGCCCTCGGGTCTAGACCTGCTGCTGGCCTTTAATGTTGGCATCGAGGTGCAGGGCAGACTCTTGAAGTTCTCCAGAGAGGCCTACAACATCCCTGAGAG ATTCCACCCTCCCAGCGTTGTCGGGGTGATGGGCAGTGCCGCGGCCTCGGCTAAGCTCCTGGGTCTGTCCCCTGCACAGTGTGGTCATGCTCTGGCTATCGCAGCCTCCTCTGCTGGGGCCCCGTTGGCCAACGCTGCCACACAAACCAAACCTCTCCATATTGGAAATGCTGCTCGGAGAGGCCTGGAGGCCGCTCAGCTGGCCCAGATGGGTCTGGAGGGGAATCCGGCCATCCTGGATATGGACTGCGGGTTTGGTGTTTACTACAGGGACTACAGTCCGTCAGCGATGCCAGATTCTACTTCTAGGGACTTTAAATGGATTTTGGAAGATCAGGATGTGGCCTTCAAGCGCATCCCTGCTCATCTGGGGATGCACTGGGTTGTGGATGCAGCACTGGAAGCCCGCGCAATGCTTAAAAATACAGTCGGGAACTTTGACCTCAGCCAGATCAGGCGGGTCACGCTTCGGGTGCCTGCGTCCAAGTACATCGACTGCCCCTTACCCGCCACAGAGCACCAGGCCAGGCACTCGTTTCAGTTCAACGCCTGCTCTGCCCTGCTGGACAACAAAGTGACGGTGTCTTCTTACAGCCAAGCTCAGATTAACCGGCCCGCTCTGACGGAAATCTTGTCCAAAGTCAAGGTGGAGACCCCTACAGTTAACCAGCCCAGCTTTGACAAGATGTACTGCGAGGTTGAGCTAGAAACAGATCTGGGGCAGAGTTTTGTGGCCAGATGTGATACCTTTTACGGCCACTGGAGGAAGCCGCTGAGTCAAGAGGACCTGGTGGAGAAGTTCAGCGGCCATGCGTCGTCCGTGCTGTGCACAGAGGGAGTGGAGGGCGTGATTGATGTGGTGGGAAACATTGAGGAAGTGAGAGACAGCTCAGTCCTGGGTTCATATCTGAGAATGACAAGCAGTCAACACTAG
- the zgc:162944 gene encoding glutamine amidotransferase-like class 1 domain-containing protein 3A, mitochondrial, whose translation MLTLLHHCGRSILTVRTVQAVNKSYYTTQMGKRVAVVLAGCGVYDGSEIHEASAVLVHLSRGGASVKMFAPNIDQMHVVNHLKGEPSEEKRNVLVESARLARGDIQDLSKLSVKDHDAIIFPGGFGAAKNLCTWAVQGKDCSVNDEVKATLQAFHGEGKPIGLCCISPVLAAKVFPGCEVTVGLEKDDKYPDTTGTAAAIGQLGCKHVSKSVGESHVDEKNKLVTTSAFMCNAPIHEIFDGIGAMVQDVLKLA comes from the exons ATGCTCACCCTGCTGCACCACTGTGGTCGTAGCATACTGACAGTCAGGACAGTCCAGGCAGTGAACAAAAGTTACTACACAACGCAGATGGGTAAGCGCGTGGCCGTGGTGTTGGCGGGCTGCGGGGTCTATGATGGCAGTGAGATCCACGAGGCCTCCGCTGTTTTGGTCCACCTGAGCAGAGGAGGTGCAAGT GTAAAAATGTTTGCCCCCAACATTGATCAGATGCATGTGGTGAATCACCTGAAAGGAGAGCCAtctgaggagaagagaaacGTGTTGGTGGAGAGTGCAAGACTGGCCCGTGGAGACATCCAGGACCTGTCTAAACTCAGTGTCAAGGACCATGACGCTATTATATTCCCAG GTGGATTTGGGGCAGCGAAGAACCTCTGTACATGGGCAGTGCAGGGGAAGGACTGCTCTGTCAATGACGAGGTTAAGGCCACGCTGCAGGCGTTCCACGGCGAGGGTAAACCAATCGGCCTGTGCTGCATCTCACCCGTCCTGGCTGCCAAGGTGTTTCCCGGCTGTGAGGTCACCGTCGGCCTCGAGAAGGATGACAA GTACCCCGACACTACCGGCACTGCCGCGGCCATCGGCCAGCTGGGCTGCAAGCACGTGAGCAAGAGTGTCGGCGAGAGCCACGTTGACGAGAAGAACAAGCTGGTCACCACCTCTGCCTTCATGTGCAACGCCCCGATACACGAGATATTCGACGGAATCGGAGCGATGGTGCAGGACGTGCTGAAACTTGCCTGA
- the cln5 gene encoding ceroid-lipofuscinosis neuronal protein 5 homolog, whose translation MTHAKAVVCLKLLLFLHVVAQFRDGGQQQWPVPYRRFDRRPAVDSYCEALYPFCPTGDRDGRIPYMRDSDVISVYRLQTPVWEFKYGDLLGKFHIMHDAVGFSSSDTGANYTMEWYELFQLGNCTFPHLRPEAPAPFWCNQGAACFFEGIDDLHWSQNGTLEKLGEITGSQFNDMAQWVQDDNETGIYYETWTVRSDPGPNASVWFESYDCSQFVHRTYRKLTELGAKLSSRTQTNYTKIYLYSGEPTFLGNDSAIFGQPALKNLAVDIQKFYHTFRPHQSFIDFAISLLEAYKKVVLDKSFYLYYNFEYWHLPMKPPYVQITYEEVPLP comes from the exons ATGACTCACGCGAAGGCTGTGGtgtgtttaaagctgctgctgtttcttcatGTTGTCGCTCAGTTCCGGGACGGTGGACAGCAGCAGTGGCCCGTTCCCTACAG ACGGTTTGATCGTCGCCCTGCCGTGGACTCTTACTGTGAAGCTCTCTACCCGTTCTGTCCCACTGGAGACCGAGATGGACGGATCCCCTACATGAGAGACAGCGACGTCATCTCGGTTTACCGACTGCAAACGCCTGTGTGGGAGTTCAAGTATGGAGATTTGCTGGGGAAATTT CACATCATGCATGACGCCGTTGGGTTCAGCAGCTCAGATACGGGGGCCAACTACACCATGGAGTGGTATGAGCTCTTTCAGCTGGGTAACTGCACCTTCCCTCACCTCAGACCCGAGGCGCCTGCACCTTTCTGGTGCAACCAGGGAGCCGCCTGTTTCTTTGAAGGCATCGATGACTTACACTGGTCACAGAACGGCACCTTGGAGAAACTAGGAGAGATCACAG GCAGCCAGTTTAACGACATGGCCCAGTGGGTCCAGGACGACAACGAGACTGGGATCTACTATGAGACATGGACGGTTCGCTCTGACCCCGGCCCGAATGCCAGCGTGTGGTTCGAGTCTTACGACTGCTCCCAGTTTGTCCACCGCACATACAGGAAACTGACGGAGCTGGGGGCCAAACTGTCCAGCAGAACTCAAACCAATTACACCAAGATCTACCTGTACAGCGGAGAGCCCACCTTCCTCGGCAACGACAGCGCCATATTTGGACAGCCTGCCCTAAAGAATCTGGCAGTGGACATCCAGAAATTTTACCACACGTTCCGACCACACCAGTCGTTTATAGACTTTGCCATCAGTCTGTTGGAGGCTTACAAAAAGGTCGTGTTGGACAAGAGCTTCTATCTCTACTACAACTTTGAGTATTGGCATCTGCCAATGAAGCCTCCCTATGTGCAGATTACATATGAAGAGGTGCCTTTGCCTTAA
- the fbxl3a gene encoding F-box/LRR-repeat protein 3, which yields MKRMKGGEEGSNGSPSSSPPEICKKVRKQTSEDPEAVVASGSRASDWARLPQELLLHIFQYLPLLDRAYASQVCRGWNQAFHMPELWRCFEFELNQPASSYLKATHPDLIKQIIKRHSNHLQYVSFKVDSSTESAEAACDILSQLVNCSLKTLGLISTARPSFMEVPKSHFISALTVVFVNSKSLSSLKIDDTPVDDPSLKVLVANNSDTLKLLKMSSCPHVSPAGILCVADQCHGLRELALNYHLLSDELLLALSSEKHVHLEHLRIDVVSENPGQHFHTIKKSSWDAMVRHSPKFNLVMYFFLYEDEFGPFFNEEIPVTHLYFGRSVSKEVLGRVGLHCPRLVELVVCANGLRPLDEELIRIAKHCTQLSAIGLGECEVSCSAFVEFVKMCGRRLSQLSIMEEVLIPDHKYSLDEIHWEVSKHLGRVWFPDMMPTW from the exons atgaagaggatgaaaggaggagaggagggcagcaACGGCTCCCCCAGTAGCAGTCCACCAGAGATTTGCAAGAAGGTGCGGAAGCAGACGAGCGAGGATCCGGAGGCAGTGGTGGCCAGTGGGTCACGTGCCAGTGACTGGGCACGACTgcctcaggagctgctgctgcatatCTTCCAGTACCTTCCACTGCTGGATCGGGCTTATGCCTCTCAGGTGTGCCGCGGGTGGAACCAGGCTTTCCACATGCCCGAGTTGTGGAGATGTTTTGAGTTTGAGCTTAACCAGCCTGCCAGCTCTTACCTGAAAGCCACACATCCAGACCTCATCAAACAGATCATAAAGAGGCACTCCAACCACCTGCAGTATGTCAGCTTCAAG GTGGACAGCAGTACAGAGTCTGCAGAGGCAGCATGTGACATTCTTTCCCAGCTGGTGAATTGCTCACTGAAGACCTTGGGTCTCATCTCTACAGCCAGGCCCAGTTTCATGGAGGTTCCAAAG TCTCATTTCATCTCGGCTCTGACTGTGGTGTTCGTCAACTCCAAATCATTGTCTTCGCTCAAGATTGACGACACGCCAGTGGATGATCCGTCACTGAAAGTGCTGGTGGCAAACAACAGTGACACCCTGAAACTGCTGAAGATGAGCAGCTGCCCTCACGTCTCCCCGGCAG GGATCCTGTGTGTGGCAGACCAGTGTCATGGGCTGAGAGAGCTAGCCCTTAACTACCACCTCTTGAGTGATGAACTCCTGCTGGCCCTCTCCTCAGAGAAACACGTCCACCTGGAACACTTGCGGATCGACGTGGTGAGTGAGAACCCCGGCCAGCACTTCCACACCATCAAGAAGAGCAGCTGGGATGCCATGGTGCGACACTCGCCAAAATTCAACCTGGTCATGTACTTCTTCCTCTATGAGGACGAGTTCGGCCCTTTCTTCAACGAGGAGATCCCTGTCACGCACCTCTACTTTGGTCGCTCAGTCAGTAAGGAGGTCTTGGGCCGCGTTGGCCTCCACTGCCCTCGGCTGGTGGAGCTGGTGGTGTGCGCCAACGGCCTGCGCCCCCTGGATGAGGAGCTGATCCGCATCGCGAAGCACTGCACCCAGCTGTCAGCCATCGGCCTGGGTGAGTGCGAGGTTTCCTGTAGCGCGTTTGTGGAGTTTGTCAAGATGTGCGGCCGGAGGCTTTCCCAGCTGTCCATCATGGAGGAGGTGCTGATTCCAGATCACAAATACTCCCTGGATGAGATCCACTGGGAGGTTTCTAAGCACCTGGGCCGTGTCTGGTTCCCAGACATGATGCCGACTTGGTAA